One genomic window of Vibrio ziniensis includes the following:
- a CDS encoding 1-acylglycerol-3-phosphate O-acyltransferase, which yields MIALLRIIAVAIFAVVMFVFGCGYCLLSPRNPKHVFTFGRMFAAMSKVFGIKLELRIPEDAYERGQAIYIANHQNNWDLFTVSSAVTPKVVTVGKKSLAWMPLFGQLYWLTGNILIDRANKTKAKGTINQVVDSIKNSDVSVWMFPEGTRSRGRGLLPFKTGAFHAAMGAEVPVIPIVCSSTRHLKLNRWNNGHVIVEMLPPVSYEEYKDKSVRDLSNQCYEAMKVKLAELDNEVAQRNAK from the coding sequence ATGATTGCATTACTTCGTATCATTGCTGTCGCTATCTTTGCTGTAGTGATGTTTGTATTCGGATGTGGTTACTGCTTACTAAGCCCTCGTAATCCGAAGCATGTCTTCACGTTTGGCCGTATGTTCGCTGCGATGTCGAAAGTGTTTGGTATCAAGTTGGAACTTCGTATACCAGAAGATGCTTACGAGCGTGGTCAAGCGATTTATATCGCTAACCACCAGAATAACTGGGATCTTTTCACGGTTTCTTCTGCGGTGACACCAAAAGTGGTGACAGTTGGTAAGAAAAGTCTAGCGTGGATGCCATTATTTGGTCAGTTATACTGGCTAACGGGTAATATTTTGATTGACCGAGCAAACAAAACGAAAGCGAAAGGTACGATTAATCAAGTGGTTGATAGCATTAAAAACAGCGACGTATCAGTATGGATGTTTCCTGAAGGTACTCGTTCTCGCGGTAGAGGTCTATTGCCATTTAAAACTGGAGCTTTCCATGCGGCTATGGGCGCGGAAGTGCCTGTGATTCCAATCGTTTGCAGTTCAACTCGCCATTTGAAGTTAAACCGCTGGAATAATGGTCATGTGATTGTTGAAATGCTTCCACCAGTGTCTTACGAAGAATACAAAGACAAATCTGTACGTGATCTTTCAAACCAGTGCTATGAAGCAATGAAAGTAAAACTTGCTGAGCTGGATAACGAAGTCGCTCAGCGTAACGCGAAATAA
- a CDS encoding RidA family protein, which produces MTKVLHTESAPAAIGPYIQGVDLGNMVLTSGQIPVNPVTGEVSDDIAVQARQSLDNVKAVVEASGLTVGDIVKMTVFVKDLNDFGTVNQVYGKFFDEHNVAHYPARSCVEVARLPKDVGIEIEAIAVRK; this is translated from the coding sequence ATGACAAAAGTTTTACACACAGAATCTGCTCCAGCGGCAATTGGCCCATACATTCAAGGTGTTGACCTTGGTAATATGGTTTTAACTTCTGGCCAAATTCCAGTAAACCCAGTAACTGGTGAAGTTTCTGACGATATCGCAGTTCAAGCACGCCAATCTCTAGACAACGTAAAAGCTGTGGTTGAGGCATCAGGTTTAACTGTTGGCGACATCGTAAAAATGACCGTTTTTGTAAAAGATCTGAACGATTTCGGTACAGTTAACCAAGTGTACGGTAAGTTCTTCGATGAACACAATGTTGCTCACTACCCTGCTCGTTCATGTGTTGAAGTCGCTCGCCTGCCAAAAGATGTGGGTATCGAAATTGAAGCCATCGCTGTTCGTAAGTAA
- the pyrI gene encoding aspartate carbamoyltransferase regulatory subunit, which translates to MSKETKLQVEAIKNGTVIDHIPAKVGIKVLKLFDMHNTQQRVTIGLNLPSSALGHKDLLKIENVFINEEQANKLALYAPHATVNQIENYEVVKKLALELPEKINSVFACPNSNCISHNEPVESSFRIFEKNNDVRLKCKYCEKVFSREIVTEREG; encoded by the coding sequence ATGAGTAAAGAAACCAAACTGCAAGTCGAAGCCATCAAAAATGGCACAGTGATTGACCATATTCCGGCCAAAGTGGGCATCAAGGTTCTTAAACTGTTTGATATGCATAACACTCAACAACGAGTGACTATCGGCTTGAACTTACCGTCATCTGCACTTGGACATAAAGATCTACTCAAGATTGAGAATGTGTTCATCAACGAAGAACAAGCGAACAAACTGGCGCTTTATGCTCCGCATGCTACGGTAAACCAAATCGAAAACTACGAAGTCGTGAAGAAGCTTGCTTTGGAACTGCCAGAGAAAATCAACAGTGTGTTTGCTTGTCCAAACAGCAACTGTATCTCACACAATGAACCCGTAGAAAGTAGCTTCCGTATTTTCGAGAAGAATAACGATGTTCGTTTGAAATGTAAGTACTGCGAGAAAGTATTCTCTCGAGAAATCGTGACGGAACGCGAAGGTTAA
- the pyrB gene encoding aspartate carbamoyltransferase has translation MANSLYKKHIISISELSRQELELIVQTAGQLKAEPKPELIKNKVVASCFFEPSTRTRLSFETAIQRIGGSVIGFDNGGNTSLANKGETLADSVQIITSYVDAFVMRHPQEGAARLASEFSNGVPVINAGDGSNQHPTQTLLDLFTLYETQGRLDNLNVAFVGDLKYGRTVHSLAQALAKFDNNRFFFVAPDALAMPDYICEELDEAGVEYSLHSDMESVIPELDILYMTRVQKERFDPSEYLHIKSAFVLTAAMLENARENMKVLHPLPRVDEITTDVDKTPHAYFFQQASNGVYAREALLALVLNESL, from the coding sequence ATGGCTAACTCGCTTTATAAAAAGCACATCATCTCCATTTCTGAGCTTTCAAGACAAGAATTGGAATTGATTGTTCAAACTGCAGGCCAGCTTAAAGCTGAACCAAAACCTGAACTGATTAAAAACAAAGTCGTTGCAAGCTGTTTCTTTGAGCCGTCTACTCGTACGCGCTTATCATTTGAAACGGCTATTCAACGTATCGGTGGCAGTGTCATCGGTTTTGATAACGGCGGTAATACCTCTTTAGCAAACAAAGGGGAAACATTGGCTGATTCAGTTCAAATCATAACTTCTTATGTTGATGCTTTTGTTATGCGTCATCCGCAAGAAGGTGCCGCACGTCTAGCTTCTGAGTTTTCTAATGGTGTTCCGGTTATCAACGCCGGTGACGGTTCAAACCAACACCCAACTCAAACCCTACTTGATTTGTTTACTCTGTATGAAACTCAAGGTCGACTAGACAACCTGAATGTTGCTTTTGTTGGTGACTTAAAATATGGACGTACTGTACATTCACTTGCACAGGCTTTAGCTAAGTTTGATAACAACCGCTTCTTCTTTGTAGCACCAGACGCTTTGGCGATGCCTGATTACATCTGTGAAGAGCTAGATGAAGCAGGTGTGGAATACAGCTTACACAGCGATATGGAAAGCGTTATTCCTGAACTTGATATTCTGTACATGACTCGAGTGCAAAAAGAGCGTTTTGACCCATCTGAATACTTACACATTAAGTCCGCTTTCGTTTTGACTGCTGCGATGCTTGAGAACGCTCGTGAGAATATGAAGGTGCTTCACCCACTTCCTCGCGTGGACGAAATCACCACTGACGTAGATAAAACACCTCACGCTTATTTCTTCCAACAAGCGAGCAACGGTGTTTATGCACGTGAAGCACTGTTAGCCCTTGTATTGAACGAATCACTGTAA
- the argF gene encoding ornithine carbamoyltransferase produces MAFNLRHRNYLKLLDFTQKEIQFLLDLSADLKRAKKAGTEQKKLIGKNIALIFEKASTRTRCAFEVAAFDQGAQVSYLGPSGSQIGDKESMKDTARVLGRMYDGIQYRGFGQEIVEELGKYAGVPVWNGLTNEFHPTQILADFLTMQEYSRGKPLSDVKFAYLGDARNNMGNSLMVGAAKMGMDIRLVAPKAYWPDADLVQTCQQLAAESGAKITLTENVVEGVTGCDFLYTDVWVSMGEAPEAWDERVALMKPYQVNMDVIKATGNPHVKFMHCLPAFHNDETTIGKQVAEKFGMKGLEVTEDVFESDYSIVFDEAENRMHTIKAVMVATLGD; encoded by the coding sequence ATGGCTTTCAATTTACGTCACCGCAATTATCTTAAACTGCTTGATTTTACGCAGAAAGAAATCCAATTTTTATTGGATCTCTCTGCTGATTTAAAGCGAGCAAAAAAAGCGGGCACAGAGCAAAAAAAACTCATCGGCAAAAATATCGCTCTCATTTTTGAAAAAGCCTCTACTCGTACTCGATGCGCATTTGAAGTCGCCGCTTTTGATCAAGGCGCACAAGTCAGTTACTTAGGTCCTTCAGGTTCACAAATTGGCGACAAAGAGTCGATGAAAGATACCGCTCGCGTACTAGGACGTATGTATGATGGTATTCAATACCGCGGTTTCGGTCAGGAGATAGTCGAAGAATTGGGTAAATATGCAGGCGTTCCGGTATGGAATGGCTTAACAAATGAGTTTCATCCAACTCAGATTCTGGCAGATTTCTTAACCATGCAGGAATACTCTCGTGGTAAACCGCTGAGCGATGTGAAGTTCGCTTACCTTGGCGATGCCCGTAATAACATGGGCAATTCATTGATGGTTGGAGCGGCAAAAATGGGGATGGATATCCGTTTAGTTGCACCAAAAGCATACTGGCCTGACGCCGATTTGGTGCAAACCTGCCAACAATTGGCAGCAGAAAGCGGCGCAAAAATTACCCTCACTGAAAATGTTGTGGAAGGCGTCACAGGTTGCGATTTTCTTTATACCGACGTTTGGGTCTCTATGGGTGAAGCACCAGAAGCCTGGGATGAGCGTGTCGCGCTAATGAAGCCATATCAAGTCAATATGGATGTGATTAAGGCTACCGGCAATCCTCATGTGAAGTTCATGCACTGCTTACCAGCATTCCACAACGATGAAACCACTATTGGCAAACAAGTCGCTGAAAAATTCGGCATGAAAGGCTTGGAAGTTACCGAAGACGTATTTGAGTCGGACTACTCAATCGTGTTTGATGAAGCAGAAAACCGCATGCACACCATCAAAGCGGTGATGGTTGCAACGCTAGGCGATTAA
- a CDS encoding PhoH family protein: MGDTDRKLFVLDTNILLHEPLAIYSFQEHDVVIPMTVLEELDRIKDSKRDVARDARVAIRALENLFHDATPDEISEGIPFTKQSSATGTISILADYDVHESVKAFTDKEGDNRILNAVLHLQNKRAPRSVVLITKDINMRLRAKGAGVRYVEDYRTDQLIDDVQYLTKGFQTRAGNFWDQVENVDSYALEGKTYHKLDREPFEPTYINQYVIDEESDFAARVETITEDKITLRDMSRERMMHRKAWDIMPKNIYQAMALDALLDPEIDLVILTGAAGSGKTLLAMAAALEQTVEKKMFDKIIVTRNTPDIGESIGFLPGTEEEKMMPWLAAVTDTLEALHKNDHCTEGSLKYIVDKANIQFKSINFMRGRSIQDAFVLLDECQNLTASQIKTIITRCGEGTKIVCSGNLAQIDSPYLTPVTSGLTYMVERFKNFEGSANIHLNGVVRSRLAEFAEENL, translated from the coding sequence ATGGGCGATACCGATCGGAAACTGTTTGTACTGGATACCAATATCCTACTTCATGAACCTCTAGCCATTTACTCCTTCCAAGAACATGATGTGGTCATACCCATGACCGTCCTCGAAGAACTCGACCGAATCAAAGACAGCAAACGCGATGTTGCACGCGATGCTCGTGTAGCGATTCGAGCTTTGGAGAATTTGTTCCACGATGCGACACCAGACGAGATATCAGAAGGGATTCCTTTTACCAAACAAAGCAGTGCGACCGGCACCATTTCAATCTTAGCCGACTATGATGTCCACGAGAGCGTAAAAGCTTTCACCGACAAAGAAGGCGACAACCGTATACTTAACGCTGTACTCCATTTACAGAACAAACGCGCCCCTCGCTCGGTTGTTCTGATCACTAAAGACATCAACATGCGACTGCGTGCCAAAGGAGCAGGTGTACGTTATGTTGAAGACTATCGTACTGACCAATTGATTGATGATGTTCAGTACCTAACCAAAGGTTTCCAAACCAGAGCGGGAAATTTCTGGGATCAGGTTGAGAATGTAGATAGTTATGCATTGGAAGGTAAAACCTACCACAAGCTTGATCGCGAGCCGTTTGAACCCACTTACATCAACCAATATGTTATCGATGAAGAGAGTGATTTTGCAGCTCGAGTGGAGACCATCACCGAAGATAAAATTACTCTGCGCGATATGAGCCGAGAGCGCATGATGCACCGCAAAGCTTGGGATATCATGCCAAAGAACATCTACCAAGCAATGGCGTTAGATGCTCTGCTCGACCCTGAAATTGACCTCGTTATTCTGACGGGCGCTGCCGGTAGTGGTAAAACATTGCTAGCGATGGCGGCGGCATTAGAACAAACCGTTGAGAAGAAGATGTTCGATAAAATCATCGTCACCCGTAATACTCCTGATATCGGCGAGTCTATCGGTTTCCTTCCTGGTACAGAGGAAGAAAAAATGATGCCTTGGCTTGCAGCCGTTACCGATACCTTAGAGGCTCTGCATAAGAATGACCATTGCACCGAAGGTTCTCTAAAATACATTGTTGATAAAGCCAACATTCAGTTCAAATCGATTAACTTTATGCGTGGACGCTCAATACAAGATGCCTTTGTATTGCTTGATGAGTGTCAAAACCTCACGGCTTCACAAATCAAAACCATCATCACACGCTGTGGTGAAGGCACGAAGATCGTCTGCTCAGGTAACCTTGCACAGATAGATTCCCCATACTTAACCCCTGTGACATCAGGACTCACCTATATGGTGGAACGCTTCAAAAACTTTGAAGGTAGCGCCAACATTCACCTCAACGGCGTGGTTCGCAGCCGCTTAGCTGAATTCGCCGAAGAGAATTTATAA
- the rapA gene encoding RNA polymerase-associated protein RapA has translation MTFALGQRWISDTESDLGLGTVVAMDARTVTLMFAASEENRVYARNDAPVTRVTFNVGDVIDSQQGWSLKVEQVVEEQGLLTYLGTREDTEESGVALREIFLSNQIRFNKPQDKLFAGQIDRMDNFVLRYRSLTNQFQQHKSPMRGLCGMRAGLIPHQLYIAHEVGRRYAPRVLLADEVGLGKTIEAGMIIHQQVLSGRAERILIVVPETLQHQWLVEMMRRFNLHFSIFDEERCVEAFSEADNPFETQQYVLCSLGFLRKSRQRFEQALEAEWDLLVVDEAHHLEWSQDNPSREYQVIEGLAERTPGVLLLTATPEQLGRESHFARLRLLDSDRFYDYEAFVQEEEQYAPVADAVSALLSGQKLSDDAKNQITELLSEQDVEPLFRVLESQASDEEKASASQELVDNLMDRHGTGRVLFRNTRAAVKGFPTRNVHLMPMPIPSQYETSMRVSGLIGGKITPEARAMKMLYPEEIFQEFEGENSSWWQFDSRVNWLIEKVKAKRSDKILVIASRASTALQLEQALREREGIRATVFHEGMSIIERDKAAAYFAQEEGGAQVLICSEIGSEGRNFQFASQLVMFDLPFNPDLLEQRIGRLDRIGQQRDIDIFVPYLEGTSQGILARWYDEGLNAFAETCPTGRAVYDAFVSRLVPALAAGGSDDLEEIIEESAKLNKTLKSQLEHGRDRLLEMHSNGGDRALEIAEKISATDGDTNLVTFALSLFDTIGLNQDDHGENALVVTPSEHMMVPSYPGLPYEGATITFDRDTALSREDMHFISWEHPMIQGGIDLLMSEGVGTSAVSLLKNKSLPVGTILLELVYLVDAQAPKRSGISRFLPQTPIRILLDARGNNLSSQVEFEGFNRQLSPVNRHLASKLVGSVQNDVHRLITASEAFAVEEVKAIREQALKEMEHSLNSELERLQGLKAVNPNIRDEEIEVIEQQVNELSGYISQAQYQLDSLRLIVVAHN, from the coding sequence ATGACTTTTGCTTTGGGGCAACGCTGGATTAGCGATACGGAAAGCGATTTAGGTTTAGGTACCGTCGTAGCAATGGATGCGCGAACTGTTACTCTTATGTTTGCTGCGTCAGAAGAAAACCGAGTGTATGCTCGCAATGACGCTCCAGTAACACGAGTGACATTTAATGTCGGCGACGTTATTGATAGCCAACAAGGCTGGTCACTCAAAGTCGAGCAAGTAGTTGAAGAACAGGGCTTGCTAACCTACCTCGGAACTCGCGAAGACACAGAAGAGTCTGGTGTAGCTCTGCGTGAAATCTTTCTAAGCAACCAAATTCGATTCAATAAGCCACAAGATAAGTTGTTCGCAGGTCAGATTGATCGTATGGACAATTTTGTGTTGCGTTACCGCTCTCTGACTAACCAATTCCAGCAACACAAGAGCCCAATGCGCGGCTTGTGTGGTATGCGTGCCGGTTTGATTCCTCACCAACTGTATATTGCACATGAAGTGGGGCGCCGTTATGCACCACGTGTTTTGCTGGCTGATGAAGTGGGTTTGGGTAAAACCATCGAAGCGGGCATGATCATTCATCAACAGGTGCTTTCTGGTCGTGCAGAGCGCATTCTGATTGTGGTTCCTGAAACACTGCAACACCAATGGCTGGTGGAGATGATGCGCCGCTTTAACCTGCACTTCTCTATCTTTGATGAAGAGCGTTGTGTTGAAGCGTTCTCCGAAGCCGACAACCCATTTGAGACTCAACAATATGTATTGTGCTCTCTGGGCTTTTTACGCAAGAGCCGTCAGCGTTTTGAACAAGCATTAGAAGCTGAATGGGATCTATTGGTTGTCGATGAAGCTCACCACCTTGAATGGTCTCAGGACAATCCGAGCCGTGAATATCAAGTGATTGAAGGTTTAGCTGAACGTACACCGGGTGTGCTTCTTCTAACCGCAACACCTGAGCAGCTTGGCCGCGAGAGTCACTTTGCACGTCTCCGTCTGCTGGATTCTGACCGTTTCTATGATTACGAAGCCTTTGTTCAGGAAGAAGAACAGTATGCGCCAGTTGCCGACGCGGTAAGCGCACTGCTTTCAGGTCAGAAGTTGAGTGATGATGCGAAAAACCAAATAACTGAACTGCTCTCTGAACAAGACGTAGAGCCGCTATTCCGTGTGCTGGAAAGTCAGGCAAGTGACGAAGAGAAAGCTTCTGCTAGCCAAGAGTTGGTTGATAACTTAATGGATCGTCACGGAACTGGTCGTGTTCTGTTTAGAAATACACGTGCAGCGGTGAAAGGTTTCCCAACGCGTAATGTGCATTTGATGCCGATGCCAATTCCATCTCAATATGAGACGTCTATGCGTGTGTCTGGATTGATTGGCGGCAAGATCACTCCTGAAGCTCGCGCGATGAAGATGCTCTATCCAGAAGAGATCTTCCAAGAGTTTGAAGGCGAAAACTCAAGTTGGTGGCAGTTTGATTCACGCGTTAACTGGCTGATTGAAAAAGTAAAAGCAAAACGCAGTGATAAGATTCTTGTCATTGCATCGCGTGCCAGCACTGCACTGCAACTTGAGCAAGCGCTTCGCGAACGTGAAGGTATTCGCGCAACGGTATTCCATGAAGGAATGTCGATCATTGAGCGTGATAAAGCGGCTGCGTATTTCGCGCAAGAAGAGGGCGGTGCTCAGGTTCTTATCTGTAGTGAAATCGGCTCAGAAGGTCGTAACTTCCAGTTTGCTAGTCAGTTGGTGATGTTTGATCTGCCGTTTAATCCTGACTTGCTTGAGCAGCGTATCGGTCGTTTGGACCGTATCGGTCAGCAGCGTGACATTGATATTTTTGTTCCTTACCTTGAAGGTACATCGCAAGGTATTCTGGCTCGTTGGTATGATGAAGGTTTAAATGCTTTTGCTGAAACTTGCCCGACGGGTCGCGCAGTTTATGACGCGTTTGTATCTCGCTTAGTTCCTGCATTGGCGGCTGGTGGCAGCGATGATCTGGAAGAGATCATCGAAGAGTCTGCGAAGTTGAACAAAACTCTAAAATCTCAATTAGAGCATGGCCGTGATCGTCTGTTAGAGATGCATTCTAATGGTGGTGATAGAGCGTTGGAGATTGCAGAGAAAATATCGGCGACAGATGGTGATACCAATCTGGTCACTTTCGCATTAAGTCTGTTTGATACCATAGGTTTGAACCAAGATGACCACGGTGAAAATGCGCTTGTTGTAACACCGTCGGAGCACATGATGGTGCCAAGCTACCCGGGCTTGCCTTACGAGGGTGCGACGATCACATTTGATCGAGATACCGCGCTGTCACGTGAAGATATGCACTTTATCAGTTGGGAACACCCGATGATCCAAGGTGGTATCGATTTATTGATGAGTGAAGGCGTGGGTACATCTGCGGTATCACTACTGAAAAACAAGTCTTTGCCAGTAGGAACGATTTTATTGGAGTTGGTGTACTTGGTGGATGCTCAAGCACCAAAACGCAGCGGTATTTCCCGTTTCTTACCACAAACGCCTATTCGTATTCTATTGGATGCTCGTGGTAACAACCTTTCAAGCCAAGTTGAGTTTGAAGGCTTTAACCGTCAGCTCAGCCCTGTGAATCGTCATTTAGCCAGCAAACTGGTTGGCAGTGTACAAAATGATGTACATCGTTTAATCACGGCAAGTGAAGCGTTCGCTGTGGAAGAGGTAAAAGCGATTCGTGAACAAGCACTGAAAGAGATGGAGCATAGCTTAAACTCTGAACTGGAGCGTTTACAGGGGCTGAAAGCGGTGAACCCAAACATTCGTGATGAAGAGATTGAAGTGATTGAACAGCAGGTTAACGAGCTTTCTGGTTACATCAGTCAGGCTCAATACCAGCTAGATTCCCTTCGTCTGATTGTGGTTGCACACAATTAA
- a CDS encoding Nramp family divalent metal transporter, whose translation MENAVSYPSEQRLSLSQLLRSLGPGIMMAAAAVGGSHLVASTKAGAIYGWQLAILILLVNLFKYPFFKAGVQYTMGTGQSLVEGYAKLGKPYLWVFTILAVFSAVVNTAALLMFSASLLGYFVPFELSLPVLCGIVLVTCLVILFAGHYKALDTLSKVIMAVLTIATLLAVAIAAANSAPVSAVAAETPSPWTLAAIGFLVVTMGWMPAPIEISSLTSVWLKSQCRHQKVTAQSALFDFNVGYIGTAILAVVFLALGALVLNGTGVELSKSGVGFSHQLVGLYASTIGEWSRYLIAVIAFFCIFGSTITVIDGYSRVIAESQRLIKEDKEQSPKVLQAWMIVVSAASLAIILFYASALIPMLDFAMIMAFMTTPVFALLNYILVTKTALPKELAVGPKLKALSILGLVYLFGFLALFIWWKWMM comes from the coding sequence ATGGAAAACGCCGTATCATATCCATCAGAACAACGGCTATCTTTGTCTCAACTATTACGCTCTCTAGGGCCTGGGATAATGATGGCTGCCGCTGCTGTTGGCGGCTCACATCTCGTTGCATCGACCAAAGCCGGTGCTATTTATGGCTGGCAATTAGCGATACTGATTCTGCTGGTAAACCTATTTAAATACCCATTTTTTAAAGCAGGTGTTCAGTACACCATGGGCACAGGTCAAAGCCTTGTCGAAGGTTATGCGAAGCTCGGTAAACCTTACCTATGGGTATTCACAATCCTTGCGGTTTTCTCAGCTGTAGTAAACACCGCAGCACTCCTGATGTTCAGTGCAAGTTTGCTTGGCTACTTCGTGCCATTTGAACTGTCATTACCAGTGCTATGTGGCATTGTATTAGTAACCTGTCTAGTGATTCTATTCGCTGGCCACTACAAAGCTTTAGACACGCTATCTAAAGTCATCATGGCGGTACTAACGATTGCTACACTACTTGCTGTTGCCATTGCTGCAGCAAACTCTGCACCAGTGAGCGCTGTCGCAGCGGAAACGCCATCACCATGGACTTTAGCAGCCATTGGCTTCCTAGTAGTAACAATGGGTTGGATGCCAGCTCCGATCGAAATTTCAAGCCTGACGTCTGTATGGCTAAAGTCTCAATGTCGCCACCAAAAAGTAACAGCTCAATCTGCACTGTTTGACTTCAACGTTGGTTACATCGGTACTGCAATTCTAGCGGTTGTGTTCCTAGCACTAGGTGCATTGGTACTAAATGGCACAGGTGTAGAATTGTCTAAATCAGGTGTGGGCTTCTCGCATCAGCTTGTAGGTCTTTACGCATCAACCATCGGTGAATGGTCTCGTTACCTAATCGCTGTTATCGCCTTCTTCTGTATCTTCGGTAGTACGATTACAGTTATTGATGGTTACTCACGTGTAATTGCAGAATCACAACGCCTAATCAAAGAAGACAAAGAGCAAAGCCCTAAAGTGCTTCAAGCGTGGATGATTGTGGTTTCAGCAGCATCATTGGCAATCATTCTGTTCTATGCTTCAGCACTGATCCCAATGCTTGATTTCGCAATGATCATGGCATTCATGACAACACCTGTATTCGCACTGTTGAACTACATCCTAGTGACGAAAACGGCACTACCGAAAGAGCTCGCTGTAGGTCCAAAACTAAAAGCACTGTCTATTCTTGGTTTAGTGTATCTATTTGGTTTCCTTGCACTGTTCATCTGGTGGAAGTGGATGATGTAA
- a CDS encoding pseudouridine synthase, with protein sequence MAMTEYHPPTDPWIDVVYEDDYIIAVNKPSGLLSVPGRLEEHYDSMWSRLVEQYPDVKVVHRLDMSTSGLMLFGKNTYMESALKKQFQYRLTHKIYYARVWGIVEQDEGMIDLPLICDWPNRPKQMVCFENGKPSQTMFHVVKREEKTTVVRLLPVTGRSHQLRVHMMALGHPIVGDEFYAPQEAIDFTDRLELHAAELSFYHPRSHWLRSIFVPCDFYPEAQEEILQHFDPERKLPDYKTLPKS encoded by the coding sequence ATGGCGATGACTGAATACCACCCACCAACGGATCCGTGGATTGATGTGGTATATGAGGATGACTACATTATTGCGGTTAATAAACCGTCTGGATTGCTGTCTGTTCCAGGTAGATTGGAAGAGCACTATGACAGCATGTGGAGTCGCTTGGTCGAGCAATACCCAGATGTGAAAGTCGTTCACCGCTTAGATATGTCGACGTCCGGCTTAATGCTGTTTGGCAAGAACACCTATATGGAATCGGCGTTGAAGAAGCAGTTCCAATATCGCCTGACACATAAAATCTATTACGCCCGCGTGTGGGGAATTGTAGAGCAGGATGAGGGTATGATTGACTTGCCTTTAATTTGTGATTGGCCAAACCGTCCAAAACAAATGGTTTGTTTTGAAAATGGTAAACCGTCGCAAACAATGTTCCATGTGGTTAAGCGTGAAGAGAAAACAACAGTCGTTCGTTTGCTTCCAGTGACTGGACGATCTCATCAATTACGTGTTCATATGATGGCATTAGGTCATCCAATTGTTGGTGATGAATTTTATGCGCCACAGGAAGCGATTGATTTTACAGACCGTTTGGAGCTGCACGCTGCCGAGTTGAGTTTCTATCATCCTCGCAGCCATTGGTTACGAAGTATTTTTGTTCCTTGTGACTTTTATCCCGAAGCACAGGAAGAAATTTTGCAGCACTTCGATCCTGAGAGAAAATTGCCAGATTATAAAACGCTGCCTAAATCGTAA